In Treponema sp. OMZ 798, the following proteins share a genomic window:
- the rpoN gene encoding RNA polymerase factor sigma-54 gives MLLKQRQQQILSQKMVMSQQMLNAVALLSLSSEELQEEVIKEVKRNPALIFKTSSRVSAASSEEGDKHQSFLESIEDDSHKTLQAHLIEQAGESIADEYVLDAAMLIIQNLDHNGFYWVPLEELFADLLTEKKITHTEIKKALNIVRRLEPIGCACSGFKESLIVQAGILCESPKTHEILDIYKNIHSLCVKIIKEHYEVLSFISDLKLFIKKLAQKKIIIDFETAEELAELIRSLNPKPGLAYSRGTDGEKFITPIAEIKREGNEFKIIINDEEIPALEISPEYERIKNSGSKEERKEASDFLNKASLFMSVLAYRNQTILKVLTALVNFQEAFFLGRPCKPSSGGENEKMQPGYLKPLKQIDIAEIVGLSPSTVSRVSNQKYIRCEWGLFEIKDLFSPEVSSGLSKDYVEKAIREIIESDTEKKTDARISQILKERGIDIAVRTVNKYRKEIGLPSSYHRN, from the coding sequence ATGTTATTAAAGCAAAGGCAGCAGCAGATTCTATCTCAAAAAATGGTGATGAGCCAGCAGATGTTAAATGCTGTTGCCCTGCTTAGTCTATCGAGCGAAGAGCTTCAAGAAGAGGTAATAAAGGAAGTAAAACGGAATCCGGCCCTTATTTTTAAGACCTCTTCGCGAGTGAGTGCCGCATCTTCGGAAGAAGGGGATAAGCACCAAAGTTTTTTGGAGAGCATCGAAGATGATTCCCACAAGACCTTGCAGGCTCATCTCATTGAACAGGCCGGAGAATCGATTGCAGACGAGTATGTCTTAGATGCGGCAATGCTCATCATTCAAAATTTGGATCATAACGGTTTTTATTGGGTTCCTCTTGAAGAGCTCTTTGCCGATCTTCTTACCGAAAAAAAAATAACGCATACAGAAATAAAAAAAGCTCTTAATATTGTCAGGAGGCTTGAACCCATAGGCTGTGCCTGTTCCGGCTTTAAAGAATCCCTTATTGTACAGGCCGGAATCCTTTGCGAGTCTCCCAAAACTCACGAAATCCTTGACATTTATAAAAACATACATTCCCTTTGCGTAAAGATAATAAAGGAACATTACGAAGTTCTTTCCTTTATTTCCGATTTAAAACTTTTTATAAAAAAACTTGCTCAAAAAAAAATCATTATAGATTTTGAAACTGCGGAAGAACTTGCAGAATTGATAAGGTCCTTAAACCCTAAGCCCGGCCTTGCTTATTCCCGCGGAACGGACGGCGAAAAATTTATTACGCCCATAGCCGAAATAAAACGGGAAGGAAATGAATTTAAGATTATAATCAATGACGAAGAAATTCCCGCCCTTGAAATTTCGCCCGAATATGAAAGGATAAAAAATTCCGGTTCAAAGGAAGAAAGGAAAGAGGCTTCAGACTTTTTAAACAAGGCCTCTCTTTTTATGAGCGTACTTGCCTACCGCAATCAGACCATACTCAAGGTTTTAACTGCCTTGGTCAATTTTCAAGAAGCCTTTTTTTTAGGCCGCCCGTGTAAACCTTCTTCCGGAGGAGAAAACGAAAAGATGCAGCCCGGCTACTTAAAGCCCTTAAAACAAATCGACATTGCGGAAATTGTTGGCTTGAGCCCTTCTACCGTTTCGAGAGTTTCAAACCAAAAATATATAAGATGCGAATGGGGGCTTTTTGAAATTAAGGACCTCTTTTCGCCTGAAGTGAGCAGCGGGCTATCAAAAGACTATGTAGAAAAGGCCATAAGAGAAATCATCGAATCCGATACCGAAAAAAAAACCGATGCCCGCATTTCTCAAATTTTAAAGGAACGCGGAATCGATATTGCCGTAAGAACGGTCAACAAGTACCGCAAAGAAATAGGACTTCCTTCATCTTATCATCGCAATTGA
- a CDS encoding TldD/PmbA family protein produces MKMSFKEYFESIADFMLSELLEGEKISISFSGEKTYFMRFSKAKVRQNGTVDQGYFYCTFWKKNRTHNFSFGIQMNMGKDKRMAADALQEARDSIMLLPEDKYQSIPESSDTSSAIYTGKLLPEDKIPEIILSTVKDLDFAGLYSQGIICEGVITSAGATHWFQTETFVLDYSVWLENGRGIKSLYSGTEWSDEQYLSKIEQARKGLEILHTPQKKLAPGKYKAFISADALIDVTDFFSWNGFSERSMQQGSSAYLALKEGREHFSDKFNLTQDFSLGLEPAFNSNGELAPEKLSIIEKGKLKNTLVSLRTETQYGVKSNGAPLSESMRSIVIGTGDLNEADAVKELGTGIYISNFNYLNWSDTSSARVTGMTRFACLWVEDGKIVAPIADMRWDESLYNMFGENLLAVTKESRIFANTSTYGSRSTGGASLPGILVKDFNCTL; encoded by the coding sequence ATGAAAATGAGTTTTAAAGAATATTTTGAATCGATTGCCGATTTTATGCTTTCGGAATTGCTTGAAGGAGAAAAAATTTCGATTTCCTTTTCGGGCGAAAAGACCTACTTTATGCGCTTTAGCAAGGCTAAGGTACGCCAAAACGGAACAGTAGATCAGGGCTATTTTTATTGTACCTTTTGGAAAAAGAACCGCACCCACAATTTCAGTTTCGGTATTCAGATGAATATGGGAAAGGATAAGAGGATGGCGGCCGATGCTCTTCAAGAGGCGAGAGATTCTATAATGCTCCTTCCAGAGGATAAGTATCAATCAATTCCTGAATCTTCCGATACTTCTTCTGCGATATATACAGGGAAGCTCTTGCCCGAAGACAAGATACCGGAGATTATCTTATCCACTGTTAAAGACCTCGACTTTGCAGGCCTTTATTCTCAAGGGATTATTTGCGAGGGTGTTATTACCTCGGCCGGAGCGACTCACTGGTTTCAAACCGAAACCTTTGTCTTGGATTATTCGGTATGGCTCGAAAACGGGCGCGGTATAAAATCTCTTTATTCGGGAACGGAATGGAGCGATGAGCAGTACCTTTCAAAGATTGAGCAAGCCCGAAAAGGCTTGGAAATCTTGCACACTCCGCAAAAAAAATTAGCCCCAGGAAAATACAAGGCCTTTATAAGTGCCGATGCCCTTATCGACGTAACAGACTTTTTCTCGTGGAACGGTTTTAGCGAAAGGAGTATGCAGCAGGGCTCAAGCGCCTATCTTGCTTTAAAAGAAGGAAGAGAGCATTTTTCGGATAAGTTTAATTTGACTCAGGATTTTTCTCTCGGACTCGAACCTGCCTTTAACTCGAACGGAGAACTGGCTCCCGAAAAATTAAGCATCATCGAAAAAGGTAAGCTTAAAAATACCTTGGTCAGTTTAAGAACCGAAACCCAATACGGTGTAAAATCCAACGGTGCCCCTTTAAGTGAGAGTATGCGATCGATCGTTATCGGAACCGGAGATTTAAACGAAGCGGATGCCGTAAAAGAGCTGGGTACGGGAATTTATATCTCCAACTTTAACTATCTAAACTGGAGCGATACCTCTTCGGCCAGAGTTACGGGAATGACCCGCTTTGCCTGTCTTTGGGTTGAAGACGGAAAAATCGTTGCTCCCATTGCCGACATGAGATGGGATGAATCCTTGTACAATATGTTCGGAGAAAACCTCTTAGCCGTAACAAAGGAAAGCCGAATCTTTGCAAACACAAGTACTTACGGAAGCAGAAGTACCGGAGGTGCCTCACTTCCCGGCATCTTGGTAAAAGATTTTAACTGTACGCTATAA
- a CDS encoding TldD/PmbA family protein: protein MIYTSESLLEAAKNAVPKADLVTLRIHRTRGTSFAAQDGAFESSGYSADQGFMVEVLYNGHIAYGATQNLTPQGAGEAARQAFNAAQTASAFKIADFDKNVRPDTELKYETLRGKKTRPSKTEIFDYLFEICDILKVSDEVIDTHAYVELEEEQIELLSSEGANILQDFYRIGSGLGAAARRGDIIQRRSYNGYGARTFQGGYEFLNFAKSKAEAKRVGNEVIELLGAEPCPSDRRTLVLMPDQMLLQIHESVGHPLEIDRILGDERNFAGGSFIRPEDIGSFQYGSKLMNICYDPTIPYQLATFAADQTGALAKKTFIIKDGILVCALGSLESAGRLYAGKTVQPDKMVANQRATAWNRPPIDRMANLNLEPGTSSFDQIISSIEKGIIMTSNRSWSIDDYRNKFQFGCEYGQLIENGKITKTVRDPNYRGVSQNFWRNLCAVGDKSTFHVYGTPNCGKGEPNQVIQVGHASPVCAFSDVEVFGGGK from the coding sequence ATGATTTATACATCAGAAAGCCTGCTTGAAGCTGCAAAAAATGCCGTTCCTAAGGCGGACCTTGTAACTTTACGCATTCACCGCACAAGGGGAACTTCCTTTGCGGCTCAGGATGGAGCTTTTGAGTCTTCCGGCTATTCGGCCGATCAGGGTTTTATGGTTGAAGTCTTATATAATGGGCACATTGCCTATGGGGCAACCCAGAATCTGACTCCTCAGGGAGCCGGCGAAGCTGCCCGTCAAGCCTTTAATGCCGCTCAAACCGCTTCAGCCTTTAAAATTGCCGATTTTGACAAAAATGTCAGACCCGATACGGAATTAAAATACGAAACCCTTAGGGGTAAAAAGACCCGCCCTTCCAAAACCGAAATTTTCGATTACCTTTTTGAAATATGCGATATTTTAAAAGTTTCGGATGAGGTTATAGATACCCACGCCTATGTGGAGTTGGAAGAAGAGCAAATCGAGCTTTTAAGCTCTGAGGGAGCCAATATCTTACAGGATTTTTACAGGATCGGTTCCGGCTTGGGAGCTGCTGCCCGCCGCGGAGACATAATTCAAAGACGTTCCTATAACGGATACGGAGCCCGCACCTTTCAGGGCGGCTATGAATTTTTAAACTTTGCCAAATCTAAGGCAGAAGCCAAGAGGGTAGGGAATGAGGTAATAGAGCTTTTGGGAGCAGAACCCTGTCCTTCCGACAGGCGCACCCTTGTCCTTATGCCCGACCAAATGCTTTTGCAGATTCACGAAAGTGTCGGCCATCCCTTGGAAATTGACCGCATCTTGGGAGATGAAAGAAACTTTGCAGGCGGCAGTTTTATAAGGCCCGAAGACATCGGCAGCTTTCAGTACGGCTCAAAGCTTATGAATATCTGCTACGATCCGACAATTCCATATCAGCTTGCAACCTTTGCTGCCGACCAGACGGGGGCTCTGGCAAAGAAGACCTTTATCATCAAGGACGGAATCTTAGTCTGCGCCTTGGGCAGCCTCGAAAGTGCAGGCCGCCTCTATGCGGGCAAAACCGTTCAGCCTGATAAGATGGTCGCAAACCAAAGAGCAACCGCGTGGAACCGCCCGCCTATCGACAGGATGGCAAACCTCAACCTCGAGCCGGGAACCAGCAGCTTTGATCAAATAATTTCTTCTATCGAAAAAGGAATTATTATGACCTCGAACCGCTCATGGTCGATAGACGATTACCGCAATAAATTTCAGTTCGGCTGCGAATACGGCCAATTAATCGAAAACGGAAAAATCACCAAAACCGTGCGCGACCCGAACTACCGCGGAGTATCTCAAAACTTTTGGAGAAACCTCTGTGCAGTAGGAGACAAATCCACCTTCCATGTATACGGAACGCCCAACTGCGGAAAGGGAGAACCCAATCAGGTTATTCAGGTCGGACACGCAAGTCCCGTTTGCGCATTTTCTGATGTAGAAGTTTTTGGAGGCGGAAAATGA
- a CDS encoding AAA family ATPase — MRLDCSNVGKIEKASIELNSITLIAGLNNTGKSTISKTLYCIFNSFYNVEKKSEEVLKNNIDSVFKMSSLDFFIEYPEVSLRQIRNTIRELLKNKENITEKIAIDIITKNLGHGFTKNKGIDINRIISILTLSQADINKKILQNLFTSEFQGQIQNLNGKKEAFINLQIKDKTVNITIKDNIIIELENPLNLTHEAIYIDDPFVLDSALSSRYINPISHRANIERKLLYTRFEEQNNKKDNNNLSVQKAVNDLLVEDNLKNIYVELNNVCDGSLVRQESGVLSFVSDSDGREISLTNLSTGLKTFTIIKTLLLNGYLEEKGTLILDEPEIHLHPEWQIVLAKIIVLLQKEYKMHILISSHSPYFIHAIEVYSKKEKIYNPKFYLTEEIKDGLINMKDVSDDLEPIYNLLYKPLQELESLKSISDN, encoded by the coding sequence ATGAGATTAGATTGTTCCAATGTAGGAAAAATAGAAAAAGCCTCAATAGAATTAAATTCAATAACTCTTATAGCAGGATTAAACAATACGGGAAAGAGCACCATAAGTAAGACTTTGTATTGTATTTTTAACAGTTTTTATAATGTTGAAAAAAAATCGGAAGAAGTTCTTAAAAATAATATTGATAGTGTTTTTAAAATGTCTTCACTAGATTTTTTTATTGAATACCCGGAAGTAAGTTTAAGGCAAATAAGAAATACAATAAGAGAACTTCTTAAGAATAAAGAAAATATTACTGAAAAGATAGCCATAGATATAATAACGAAAAACCTCGGTCATGGTTTTACTAAAAATAAAGGAATTGATATAAACCGCATTATTTCAATTTTGACACTTTCTCAGGCAGATATAAATAAAAAAATCTTACAAAATTTATTTACGTCCGAATTTCAAGGACAAATTCAAAATCTTAATGGCAAAAAAGAAGCTTTTATAAACCTTCAGATTAAGGATAAAACTGTAAATATAACAATAAAAGATAATATAATTATCGAATTGGAAAATCCTCTTAATTTAACACATGAGGCTATTTATATTGATGACCCTTTTGTTTTGGACAGTGCTTTATCATCTAGGTATATTAATCCAATTTCACATAGAGCGAATATTGAACGAAAGTTACTCTACACTCGATTTGAAGAACAAAATAATAAGAAAGATAATAATAATCTTTCTGTTCAAAAAGCTGTAAATGATTTATTGGTAGAAGATAATTTAAAAAATATCTACGTGGAATTAAATAATGTTTGTGATGGTTCTTTGGTAAGACAGGAGTCGGGTGTTTTATCTTTTGTAAGTGATTCGGACGGGCGGGAAATAAGTTTAACAAATTTATCAACAGGGTTAAAGACTTTTACGATAATAAAAACTTTGCTTTTAAACGGTTACTTGGAAGAAAAAGGAACTTTGATTCTTGATGAGCCTGAGATTCATTTACATCCCGAATGGCAAATAGTATTGGCCAAAATAATAGTACTTTTGCAAAAAGAATATAAGATGCATATTCTTATTAGTTCTCACAGCCCTTATTTTATTCATGCAATAGAGGTTTATTCCAAAAAAGAGAAAATATACAATCCGAAATTTTATTTAACGGAAGAAATCAAAGATGGTCTAATAAATATGAAAGATGTTTCAGATGATTTAGAGCCTATTTATAATTTGTTATATAAACCATTACAGGAGCTGGAAAGCTTAAAAAGTATTTCCGATAATTAA
- the purF gene encoding amidophosphoribosyltransferase, which produces MSMENIFKSSLGEECGIAAVWDSKSFKTENPERLDDAARSVFYALFSLQHRGQEAAGMAVSNGKHIRVFKKPGLVSNIFTENDISNLQGYAAIGHTRYSTTGSSSLGNIQPFYIETMHGPIALAHNGNLVNAPYLRQKLLEGGVGLSSTSDTEVMIMMLAAAKGDSWTERIASCMREWEGAFSIAVLTVEGIYIARDPWGFRPLCVGSFQDGVSIAASESCALLTLGCKDFTEVKAGEILKLVDNGAELCMQLPPKELLSPCIFEYVYFARPDSVWNKASVHMSRVNFGKELAKNSPVEADIVIAIPDSSRSAAIGYSQESGIPYDEGFSKNRYIGRTFIQPTQKLRDQGVAMKFNILSEAVEGKRIIVVDDSIVRGSTMGPLIKMLRSAGAKEVHIRIASPPVRYSCFMGVDMGDPENLIAHKKSVEEIREHIGADSLVYLSQESMLKAMKDAGANTHFCCACFDGKYPVDVSGAADKNSFE; this is translated from the coding sequence ATGAGCATGGAAAATATATTTAAATCGAGTTTAGGGGAAGAATGCGGAATTGCGGCTGTCTGGGATTCAAAATCCTTTAAGACCGAAAACCCCGAAAGACTGGATGATGCTGCCCGCTCGGTTTTTTATGCTCTTTTTTCTCTTCAGCACAGGGGGCAAGAGGCTGCCGGGATGGCTGTTTCAAACGGAAAACACATCCGCGTGTTTAAAAAGCCGGGCCTTGTTTCCAACATTTTTACCGAAAACGATATATCGAACCTTCAAGGCTATGCTGCGATAGGCCACACCCGCTATTCGACTACAGGTTCTTCTTCTTTGGGAAACATTCAGCCCTTTTATATTGAAACCATGCATGGGCCCATAGCCCTAGCTCATAACGGAAACCTTGTAAACGCTCCGTATTTGCGGCAAAAACTTTTGGAAGGGGGAGTAGGGCTTTCTTCTACCTCGGATACCGAAGTTATGATTATGATGCTTGCCGCCGCCAAGGGAGATTCTTGGACAGAACGCATCGCCTCATGTATGCGGGAATGGGAAGGAGCTTTTTCTATTGCCGTTTTGACGGTTGAAGGCATTTACATCGCTAGGGACCCTTGGGGCTTTCGTCCTCTTTGTGTAGGCAGCTTTCAAGACGGAGTATCGATTGCCGCAAGTGAGTCTTGCGCTCTTTTAACATTGGGCTGCAAGGATTTTACCGAGGTAAAAGCCGGAGAAATTTTAAAGTTGGTCGATAACGGAGCAGAGCTTTGTATGCAGCTTCCCCCTAAGGAGCTGCTTTCTCCATGTATCTTTGAATACGTCTACTTTGCCCGTCCCGACTCGGTTTGGAACAAGGCTTCGGTTCACATGTCAAGGGTAAATTTCGGCAAGGAGCTTGCAAAAAACTCCCCCGTCGAGGCCGACATAGTTATAGCCATTCCCGACTCATCGCGGTCGGCAGCCATAGGCTATTCCCAAGAATCGGGCATTCCCTATGATGAGGGTTTTTCAAAAAATCGCTACATAGGACGCACCTTTATTCAGCCTACCCAAAAATTGCGCGACCAAGGTGTTGCGATGAAGTTCAATATTCTTTCCGAAGCTGTCGAAGGAAAACGCATTATAGTGGTTGACGACAGCATCGTCCGCGGAAGCACCATGGGGCCCTTAATCAAGATGCTGCGGAGTGCCGGTGCCAAAGAAGTACACATCAGAATAGCTTCTCCGCCGGTGCGTTACTCCTGTTTTATGGGAGTAGACATGGGAGACCCCGAAAACCTAATCGCCCACAAAAAATCTGTTGAAGAAATCAGAGAGCACATCGGAGCCGATTCCTTAGTTTACCTATCCCAAGAAAGTATGCTTAAAGCTATGAAGGATGCCGGAGCAAACACCCATTTTTGCTGTGCCTGCTTTGACGGTAAGTACCCCGTCGATGTCAGCGGCGCTGCCGACAAAAATAGCTTTGAGTAG
- a CDS encoding ATP-binding protein — protein sequence MDFSRKLPIGVQSFKVLRDDNYLYVDKTGYVYKLASTGRVYFLSRPRRFGKSLFLSTLQAYFLGQKELFKGLAIEKLEETEKGKREIWQEYPVLYLDFNLAKYETREDLESVLNNHLCRWEEVYGSSNSENTLSERFFGLIYRAYKKTGKQTVILIDEYDKPLLQTMWKDDALNEIYKTILRGFFGVIKTADQYIRLAFLTGVTKFSKVSIFSDLNNLNDISLTPQFSGICGITHTELLKTFEPEIKALAQANELSYEACIKTLQQKYDGYCFSPDTERMYNPFSLLNVFFGNQFEYYWFATGTPTFLVNSLKRSDYHIPNLDGNVEMTSAGLSDYRAEAGSEIPVLFQAGYLTIKGYDKLLQLYRLGFPNDEVRYGFLYNLFPNYCNVVYAEGPFCIAQFYRDIIAGRVEEFMQRLKSIMASLPYDTVKKESGESIALREHNFQVCVYLVFALLGQFIELEIPVANGRTDAVIKTDSAIYIFEFKLKEGAEAALKQIKEKNYAERFKAENKKIVLIGAGFDPEEKTVGEWLIEEI from the coding sequence ATGGATTTTAGCCGCAAACTTCCTATCGGCGTACAGAGTTTTAAGGTATTGCGTGATGATAATTATCTCTATGTCGATAAAACCGGCTATGTTTATAAATTAGCCTCTACAGGCCGTGTTTATTTTTTAAGCCGTCCTCGGCGGTTTGGAAAAAGCCTTTTTCTTTCTACTCTTCAAGCCTACTTTTTGGGACAAAAAGAACTGTTTAAGGGCCTCGCAATCGAAAAGCTTGAAGAAACCGAAAAGGGTAAAAGGGAAATCTGGCAGGAATATCCCGTACTCTATTTGGATTTTAATCTTGCAAAGTATGAAACAAGGGAAGATCTTGAAAGTGTCCTAAATAATCATCTTTGCAGGTGGGAAGAAGTTTACGGCAGCTCTAATTCGGAAAACACTCTTTCGGAACGCTTTTTCGGCCTTATCTACCGTGCATATAAAAAAACGGGAAAACAGACCGTTATTTTGATTGACGAGTACGATAAACCCCTTCTTCAAACTATGTGGAAAGACGATGCTCTAAACGAAATTTATAAGACAATATTAAGGGGATTTTTCGGTGTCATCAAAACAGCCGACCAATATATACGCCTTGCCTTTTTGACGGGGGTGACAAAATTCAGCAAGGTGAGCATATTCAGCGATCTAAACAACTTAAACGATATAAGTCTAACTCCTCAATTTTCAGGCATCTGCGGAATAACTCATACCGAATTATTAAAAACCTTCGAGCCCGAAATAAAAGCCCTGGCCCAAGCCAACGAATTAAGCTATGAGGCCTGTATCAAAACCTTACAGCAAAAATATGACGGCTATTGTTTTTCTCCCGATACTGAAAGAATGTATAATCCTTTCAGCTTACTTAATGTATTTTTCGGAAATCAATTTGAATATTATTGGTTTGCTACCGGAACGCCCACATTTTTGGTAAATTCTTTAAAGCGGAGCGATTATCACATTCCCAACCTTGACGGCAATGTGGAGATGACCTCGGCCGGTCTATCCGATTACAGGGCCGAAGCAGGTTCTGAAATCCCCGTATTGTTTCAGGCAGGTTATTTGACGATTAAGGGTTACGATAAGCTCTTGCAGCTTTACAGGCTCGGCTTTCCTAACGATGAAGTCAGATACGGTTTTTTATACAATCTTTTCCCCAATTATTGCAATGTAGTCTATGCGGAAGGACCTTTTTGCATAGCCCAATTTTATAGGGATATAATTGCGGGAAGGGTAGAAGAGTTTATGCAAAGGTTAAAGTCGATAATGGCAAGTCTCCCCTATGATACCGTAAAAAAAGAGAGCGGTGAAAGCATCGCCTTGAGAGAGCATAATTTTCAGGTCTGCGTATACTTGGTCTTTGCCCTCTTGGGGCAGTTTATTGAGCTTGAAATACCTGTTGCTAACGGCAGAACTGATGCAGTCATAAAAACAGACAGTGCAATTTACATATTTGAGTTTAAACTAAAAGAAGGTGCCGAAGCCGCCTTAAAACAAATCAAAGAAAAAAACTATGCCGAAAGATTCAAGGCTGAAAACAAAAAAATCGTGCTTATCGGTGCCGGCTTTGATCCGGAAGAAAAGACTGTCGGGGAGTGGTTGATCGAAGAGATTTAA
- a CDS encoding DUF308 domain-containing protein yields MSEKKLSYSMIFLAIAVMSTVLGIVCIFNPDSITRIIVTIVGISLIVYGLIEIYQFFSIKMNSFLVLGIILIGLGLFCLVNPSAVLGLIGLVLGLFLICLGAVEVKKSFDLKSAGVRLWWLWLIFAGIVCLIGLSGIFNPASISGLFASLIGFGFLVNGVSSIWLFLILKKRG; encoded by the coding sequence ATGTCTGAAAAAAAATTGTCTTATTCTATGATCTTTTTGGCTATTGCCGTAATGTCTACGGTTTTGGGGATTGTATGTATTTTTAACCCCGACAGTATAACAAGAATTATTGTGACCATTGTCGGTATTTCACTAATCGTTTACGGCCTTATCGAAATTTATCAGTTTTTTTCGATCAAGATGAATTCCTTTTTGGTTTTGGGTATCATCTTAATAGGATTGGGGCTTTTTTGTCTGGTAAATCCAAGCGCAGTTCTCGGTCTTATCGGGCTTGTCCTCGGCCTCTTTTTGATTTGCTTGGGAGCCGTTGAGGTTAAAAAATCATTCGATTTAAAAAGCGCAGGTGTTAGGCTGTGGTGGCTTTGGCTGATTTTTGCAGGCATCGTTTGCTTAATAGGTCTTTCAGGTATTTTTAATCCTGCAAGCATTTCAGGTCTTTTTGCTAGTTTGATAGGTTTCGGTTTTTTGGTAAACGGAGTAAGCAGTATTTGGCTTTTCCTGATTTTGAAGAAAAGGGGATAG
- a CDS encoding DUF401 family protein has product MELIYLAVIFLAIVLGLTFKRPLYQAILIAVILAVILYKIPFLEFIKMARSASLNSQTIYLLLAFYIITYLQRMMEDKEMLMLAEISLEQMFHSKRVNAMAAPFIVGLLPSPGAVLIAAPIVDAAADDNLNANEKTFVTSYYRHISELFMPTYAAILLALKLTGVDMTAFVVSMLPMVFVLFLLGFVFYVKKIPKNKTAENEQNKKDAVYSFFKALWPIGLTTILILVLKIQVFYAVLPAIFLMMFIHKFTLSQLKKFAVKAFEAKMLLTVIVVMIFKAVLEYSHVIETLPEVFGILPIPITAVFSIIIFLGTIVAGSQAMIAMMLPLAFSAIPGAGLGELVLFMSICYIAMQVSPTHICLAIITEHYKTSFLSLVVKTLPIVLSFIIIASLYSYILIRYIF; this is encoded by the coding sequence ATGGAATTAATTTATTTGGCGGTAATATTTTTGGCTATTGTATTGGGTTTGACTTTTAAGCGTCCTCTTTATCAAGCGATACTCATTGCTGTGATTTTAGCCGTGATTTTATATAAAATTCCTTTTTTGGAATTTATAAAAATGGCAAGAAGTGCTTCTTTAAATTCTCAAACAATATATCTTTTGCTTGCTTTTTATATCATTACATACTTACAGCGTATGATGGAAGACAAGGAAATGCTTATGCTTGCTGAAATATCGCTTGAACAAATGTTTCATTCCAAACGTGTAAATGCTATGGCTGCTCCCTTTATAGTAGGGTTGCTGCCCTCTCCCGGAGCGGTACTTATTGCCGCTCCGATAGTGGATGCCGCCGCGGATGATAATCTTAATGCTAATGAAAAAACTTTTGTGACCAGCTATTATAGACATATATCGGAATTGTTTATGCCTACCTATGCAGCCATACTTTTAGCCTTAAAACTTACCGGGGTGGATATGACTGCATTTGTTGTAAGTATGCTGCCGATGGTTTTTGTTCTTTTTTTACTGGGCTTTGTATTTTATGTAAAAAAAATACCCAAGAATAAGACCGCAGAGAACGAACAAAATAAAAAAGATGCCGTCTATTCGTTTTTTAAGGCTCTGTGGCCTATCGGTCTTACAACTATCTTAATTCTTGTTTTAAAAATTCAAGTTTTTTATGCTGTTTTGCCTGCAATATTCTTAATGATGTTTATTCATAAATTTACATTATCCCAATTAAAAAAATTTGCAGTTAAAGCTTTTGAAGCAAAAATGCTTCTTACAGTAATCGTTGTTATGATTTTTAAAGCGGTATTGGAATATAGTCATGTTATTGAAACTTTACCCGAAGTTTTTGGAATTCTCCCTATTCCTATTACTGCTGTGTTTTCAATAATAATTTTTCTGGGAACAATAGTTGCAGGCAGTCAGGCCATGATAGCCATGATGCTGCCTTTAGCTTTTTCGGCCATACCCGGTGCAGGTCTTGGAGAACTTGTTTTGTTTATGAGTATATGCTATATCGCAATGCAGGTATCGCCCACTCATATATGTTTGGCAATCATAACAGAACATTATAAAACTTCATTTTTATCGTTGGTTGTAAAGACTCTGCCTATCGTGCTTTCTTTTATAATTATTGCTTCTCTCTATAGTTATATTTTGATCCGATATATATTTTAA